From Juglans regia cultivar Chandler chromosome 6, Walnut 2.0, whole genome shotgun sequence, the proteins below share one genomic window:
- the LOC108987645 gene encoding (+)-cis,trans-nepetalactol synthase NEPS1-like has translation MAEPTLCKKKLEGKVAIVTGGASGIGEATAYHFAKHGARMVVIADIQEELGQQVAKSIGFSYSTFLRCDVANEEQVKDMVEWTVKKYGQLDIIFSNVGTYSRRSDQTVLDLDLLALDHVFATNVRGMAAWVKQSARAMVEGGVRGPIVCTASVAASRGAVNRTDYYMSKHAVLGHVSSASKQLGKYGIRVNSISPSTVATPMVCSAIEMDAEQLEKAFEPHASLKGITLKVEHIADAVLFLASDDSGFVNGHDLVVDGGWLD, from the exons ATGGCGGAACCCACATTGTGCAAGAAGAAGCTAGAAGGTAAAGTGGCCATAGTCACGGGCGGTGCTAGTGGCATCGGGGAGGCGACTGCGTATCATTTTGCCAAGCATGGTGCACGTATGGTGGTGATTGCTGATATCCAAGAAGAACTAGGCCAGCAGGTCGCTAAATCCATTGGCTTTAGCTATTCAACGTTCTTACGTTGTGATGTTGCTAATGAAGAGCAGGTCAAAGACATGGTAGAATGGACAGTCAAGAAATATGGGCAGCTTGACATCATATTTAGCAATGTAGGTACTTATAGTAGAAGGTCAGATCAGACCGTACTTGACCTCGACTTGTTGGCCCTCGACCACGTATTTGCGACCAATGTGCGTGGCATGGCCGCATGGGTAAAGCAGTCAGCACGTGCTATGGTTGAAGGGGGTGTGAGGGGACc CATCGTGTGCACCGCAAGTGTTGCAGCAAGCAGGGGTGCAGTCAATAGAACCGATTACTATATGTCAAAGCATGCGGTGCTTGGGCATGTTAGTTCAGCAAGCAAGCAACTAGGGAAGTATGGGATTAGGGTGAACAGTATATCACCCTCTACAGTCGCTACTCCAATGGTATGCAGTGCAATTGAAATGGATGCAGAGCAATTGGAGAAAGCATTTGAGCCGCATGCAAGCTTAAAGGGAATTACGTTGAAAGTGGAGCACATCGCCGATGCTGTCCTCTTTCTTGCATCTGATGACTCTGGTTTTGTCAATGGACATGACCTAGTGGTTGATGGGGGCTGGCTTGACTAG